The Daphnia carinata strain CSIRO-1 chromosome 1, CSIRO_AGI_Dcar_HiC_V3, whole genome shotgun sequence sequence TTCGGTTAAATCGGGGTTGATGTTTACTTCAGCCTCGTTGAGCACCAACTCTTCGCCGTCTTTAGAACTGCCCTCCGATTGTAGCGACCCAACTACCGGAGCCGGTACATCGCGTTTTCCAGGAGCCACTGCCTCCACGAATTGTACGCTCGACGCCGAaatgctcttctttttcttcaacttgACGCTGCAATTTCCTTCTGTTGGAGCTTCCTCTGCAACCAGTTCCTCTTCTACTAGGGCTCCCATAACCATAAATTCGTCGACCGCCTCTCTGTATCCACTTTTGGTCGCGTTAGGAATCGATTTTGATTCGTTTTCCCCGTAATCAGCCCGATTAGCACCCGGTGTTTGACGAGTTCCTTCCGATATAGGTGCCACCGACTCGCCTAACTTCTGTCCAATCTCCTCACTCGCCGCGCCATTGCCGCTAAAATTTTCCGTTAACTTCTGATCGTTCGTAACTTTTACCATAGCCACGCCATCCTTAACACGAATGACCGCTTCGGCTTTCTCGATCCAATCCATCCCCAAAACCATCGGAAAAATTGCGTTTTCCATCACCAACACCTGTCCCAATTCAGTAACTGCATTGTCAAAACGCACCATGAGGTTAGTTTCTCCAGTCAGTGGGAGGACCTGATACTCTAGCGTTCGCCAAGTGTTGGAAGGCTCTCTAACTCGGAAGCTCGACCGTCCGCGAATAAGATCGGCCAGAATGACGCTGTTCTTCGCTCCCGAATCGACCATGGCTTTCAACGGACCAACCCAGAAAACATCCACTTCAATAACGGGACTCCCACTCGATGGTTTTATTACGGGGGCTTGAATGAAATTTACCGCCGACCTTGCCCCGAGGGGTCGGCTGATGCGTTTCCCGACGTCGAGGTGGGCCAGCGCGGATTAGGAGGAGGACAATCACTGAGATGTGGCCAAAGCCCGAGCAATTGTAGCACTGTACTTCGTTCCTCGTGCCCAGAGGGCGACGTTCGAATGTTACTTGCTTGGATGCTGGCTTTTCAGGTACAGGCGACGTAGATCGAGTCGATTTACGGTTTAGGAAAGCTACCTGGCTAGTCAGGGCTTCAACGGCCTGGAACAGCGAGTTGTTGGTTTCCTGGTTCCCTGTGGTTCTCTCGGTTCTCAGTGATGCGCTAGGGGAGTGGGTGACTGGCTCGCAAATAATTTCTAAGCGACGAACTTCAGTAAGGAACGCGTTAACTGAAGCGGGTGGGTTCGCCATCATGACCGAACGCATTTCAGCCCGGTGTAGTCCTCGAATTAGGTATGGGATCAACTCGGCATCGGTAAGAGGTGTAGCTCGTCGACGGCACAACTTCACTTTGTCGAGTGCATAGGCGGATCCGGAGTCGTTCGGCAGTTGTTTTCTCCCTTCCACCAGTACTTGCCACTGGCCTTCCGTTAGTTGTACTTCAAAGGCCCCTCGTATACCGTTAATCCAGTCGTTCCACTGAAGGACGTTTGTTCCAATTTCTTCGTGCCACGTAAGCGCCATCCCAAACAGCGAACTTATGGCGGCTCTTCGTTTATCTACGTCTCCCCAGTTTTCCGCCAGAGCCTTCCGATTAACCAGCTGCAACCAATCCTGGAGTATCTCGTCTGTTGATCCTGAATACTTCACGTCACCTTCGAGCGTTATACGGACAACGGCGGCTGGAGCTGGGATTGGGGGTTGAGGGTCGGGTGGAGCCGCAGCTGGAACGGCTAATAGCCGGTTGGTTAGGGCCGTTAGCaattcttgttgttgttgctgcatctgctgttgttgttgtatctgctgttgttgttgtatctgctgttgttgaagctggaactgctgttgttgttgctgttgattgGCCGTTAGTGCGGCCAGAGCGGCGTTCAGGACATTCGGATCCATGTCGGTTAGTTCGACTCTCAATGTTTCTTCGGCGTCGAGGAATTCCTCAAGCTTTCTATTAAAGCAACGTTCAGGGAAGCACAAACAGTTTTCGTCACACTGTTGATGCCCCTTTGCGCACACACACCTTGTACAAAACCCTATTCCGCAGCGGCAGCGAGACCGACTCATTCGCACCCCGACAAGCCTGACCAAAATGTCGTATGTtcaaaagagttttttttgtttgtttttttttcgttcgtttggTTGTTTCCGCAAAACCAGCGATCACTTAGGTATCGGATGGCGGAGATTTGAGGCGATACGATTCAAGACACTACGCAAAGCAAGGTATACCTCCCTACGACAATGTCGCGCGACTAAAACGAGGGAAAACCGCGTGCTCTCCACGTTACGCTAATCGATTGCGCAGCAAACCAGATGAAACGGGTATAACGAACCCGCGGCGAATTTTACGACTGATTCCGATTTCTACGTTGACTTTCGACGGAGAACTTTCAAgactgtaaaaaaaaggaagaggaggtGAAGAAAAGCGTCCCCATTGACCCTTTTCAACTTCAATTGGACGCAACGCGAACGTTGCGAAGCGGTAGACGACATTGCGTCTTGCCGAACTTATAAAGAGGAGCATCTTGAGGATAAAATCAGTGTGACCAAGACCCTTTATCGGAAGAAGGTGAAGTGTCATAGTGTTAACTAAAGAATCTTGTGCGTTATTTGTGCGAACTATTAAATAGTCGTGTACTTTAACTAGGTGGATTAGAGTTGTTAAAACTAAAATAGAATAGTGTCGTAAGTGTTATCAATACTTCCCTTCGGGGCCCGTGGGTGATAGTGAGCGACTTGTGAGCGTTCACCCACGGTGACGGGAACTGGATGTTCGAATTGTGTTCTTCATCAATTGACATCACGGTGCCTGAGTCGTGGGTGTAAAGTCGACGggatattattattgttttaagTTTCTAGGCTTAATCCCTAAATCCTACAAGTAAGTAATcaaaccccccttttttcacGAATGCTACTCATTGTGACCATAGAGCTGAGCAATTCCCGATATTTTATACATGGTCCGTCGAGCCGGAGTAATCTATGAGAAGGTTCATGAGGGGAGGGGGTGAGAATCATTCCTATAAGATACTCTATTAGACTGAGTAAGTCGGTTCCTAGAGTGGCGCGATGCCAATAGAAAGTTCTACGGAAAATTCTAGTTCGGCGGTTCCTAGAGTGGCGCGCTGCCAATAGAAAGCTCTACGGAAAATTCTAGTTCGGCGGTTCCTAGAGTGGCGCGATGCCGACAGAAGCTCTAAGGAAAATTCTAAAATTCGGTCGGTTCCTAGAGCGGCGCGATGCCGGATAAAAGCTCTATGGAAAGATTATACTTTCGCTAATTTAACGGGGAAATTAGTAAGCCGCGTTCAAGACGACGGTCCTATGGCGTACGACCTACGTTCCATTTttaacagttaaaaaaaaaaataaaaaaataaaaaaataaaaaaaaacgtcactGCGAAGTATCGACGAATTGAACGCATGTAGATCGTTAGGATTGTTCACACCCAAGGGGAacttagatttaaaaaaaaaaattgttattatcattttttcaTGCCTATACTTGATTGTTAAATTCTAATCTTAAATAATTCTCATTTCAGCACATATACCCCAGTTAAAATGGAGAAAACACTTCGGCTAATCGAAATTTATAGACTGAGGTTTCAGGAGGTTTTAAGGAGAATTAGCGAAGAAGTTGACAAACCCGAGGCCCCCGAACTTAATGGGGTAGGGGAAGACCTCGCCTCAAAATGGAATGCTCTCCGCTCTCTTTACGAATCCGCGATCGATGACTCCGAGACTGACGAACTAGAAGCTCGGGTTAATGCCATGGAGGATTGCCGAACACAATATCACAAAGCGAGGGGATTAATCGCtaagacaaaagaaagtcGTCAGAGCGTCCCTCCTCCATCTGACCCATCTGAACCAGAACCAGTATCATCACACCATGTTTTTTCAGCAGTCATAGCGAAACTTACGGCAACCAAGATACCAACATTTGCCGGAGAAACATTAAAGTGGCCAGAGTTCTGGGGGCTTTATGAGCTCACGATTCATAATCTACCTGGACTTTCCTCGCTGGAAAAATTCGTAAGGTTAAAAGAAGCCTTAAAGGGAGAAGCATCAGCCGTCGTCGAGGGTTTACCTCTGACCAGCTCTAACTACTGTGCGGCTATTGAGCAGTTACTATCTCACTATGGATCAACAGACGTAATCATTCAAGAGAATTTTAGACAGCTCCATAATTTACCAGTGGTGCCTCCGGGAAATCATAAGGCTTTAAAACAGTTCTTGATGGAAGGAGAAGTGCGAATACGCAGCCTTGAAAGTTTAGGTGTTGCGTATGACGGTTATGCTCGACCTTTCGTATCTCATCTGGTGGACCGCTTACCCAGAAACCTACGCACCGCTTGGTACCGCTCCGCATCTGATCGGGATGATCAAGCCGATGTCAAGGATGTTTTGGCCTTCCTTCGTAAGGAAGTAATGAGCCAGGAGAGGAGCCAATCTTCTGAATCCTCCGTTCGAAAACGTACGAACACGTTGGAGACCTTTACTGGTTATGAAACTAAAAAGACTAGGTTGATTCCTTCGGTAGCCTCGATGACCTCGATGACGAGAACCGGGTTTAAAGGGGATTCCCGGAACGAATGCGTCTTTTGTCGCCTACCCCATTCTCCACTCAAATGTCCCTTGCCTCTACAGAAAAAATTAGAAGCGGTAAAGCTTGGGAGGCTTTGTTACGCTTGTCTGCGAAAAGGACATCAAGTATCCAACTGCAAGAACCCAAATCCTAATTGCAGGAGATGCAAGCGTCGTCATCACACCGCCCTGTGTCGAGACGATAAAGACCAGCCTAATCAAGACGTACGAAACAACCCAACAACGTCCACCACCAAAACCTCGGCTAGCCTATGCACCACTCTTCCGCAAGGCGGAGATATCTTTCTAAAGACCGTTACGGTTTTTCTTTACGGGCCCAAAGGCAAAATGAAGGTCACTTGCCTTATCGACGAGGGGAGTCAACGATCCTATGTCACTGACCATGTCGCTGAAGAATTGGGACTGTCGTACAAGTTCAAACGCTTTCTATATGCTCATTTGGCTCTAAAAATATTGTTGAACCCACAGCTATTCGCTGTTTTTGCCTTGAAATAAGTGGTACTCGAGCCGAGAGTGAGCGTTTTGAACTGAATGCCCTAGCCCAACCGGCACTATGTCTGGATTTACCGGCACCAAAAATATATGCGGTGACAGAATTGTCTGATCGTATTATGGCAGATGAGCGAATTGCGTCGCATTGCCCGGGTCTTAATAGTGTCGACTTCCTCTTAGGAGCCGATTATTGCACCCGCATAGTAAACTACAAAACCATTTCTTGCCAAAGTGGATTGCTTGCTATTTCAAGCAAGTTTGGGTGGTTGGTATTTGGACAAGAAAAACGCCCTGGTGCGTCTGGTATTTTAACCCTTTCTACGGTTATGGGAGTTGAATTATTTCccgatgaaaaagaaaatggaaacgaAGACCTGCGTAGATTTTGGGACCTGGAACACTTTGGTATTTCCGACCCACACCACGGTGGAAACGAGCCGAATCCATTAACTGAATTTAGCAACTTGATCACGAGGAGTTCAAGCGGCCGTTACTCGGTACCTCTTCCATGGCGACCGGACAAAAAGGATCTACTTAACTCCAATTACCATCAGGCCTTGTCCCGATATAAACGCCTTCTACGCCACCTCCAAGAGGATCCGAGTTTATTTAAAGCCTATCACCATCAAATCCAAGAATATATACGGTCAGGTTATGTAAGCAGATTGGGAAGTAGTTCCGATGGCCAGATAACGGGACCTGAGTATTATCTGCCACATCGAACTGTAGTTCGCAACGAAGCCATTACTACAAAAATCCGGCCTGTTTTCGACGCTTCCGCTCGGGGGGATCACGACCTCTCCTTAAATGATTGTTTGGAGACAGGTGATAATTTGAACCCCGAGTTGTTAGAGGTTCTGTTAAGATTCCGCTGGAACCGCGTAGCCTGGGTGGGGGATATCGAAAAGGCCTTCCTTCAAGTGGAAATAAATCCCGAAGATCGAGACGCCCTCCGGTTTATTTGGACGGACGACGTACCAATAGGTGGGGAGCAAATAGAACCCTCTATTTTCCGGTGGAATCGTGTCACGTTCGGATTGTCCCCTAGCCCCTTTTTGTTACGCATAGTCATCCGGAAGCATTTAACCGAGGCCGCTGGAATTGATCCTTCCCTAGCTCGCTATATAGAAGAAAATCTGTACATGGATGATCTTCTAGCCGGGTCCCACTCTGTCGAAGAAGCTTCAAAGACCATCCAGCGCGTCATCAACGCCTTTAGTGGCGCTTGTATGAGGTTGACTAAATGGGTTACAAACGAACCCTCGTTAAAGTTTTCGGTACTCCAAACCGACACCCTTACATCAAGTAACACCGCCTCTCGTCCTATCGGATGTGACGAAAACTCAAAGATTTTAGGAGTCATCTGGAAACCGAATGAAGACTATTGGACCTTTGACTTGTCCAAAATATTAAGCCCGTTGTCCAATATTCCGGAGAGCGTTACCAAGAGACAAATGTTGAGCGTTGAGAGTTGAGATCATCCATCATACTCATTGTGACCATAGAGCTGGGCAATTCCCGATATTTTATACAAAGACTCACGAAATCACCGATGCGACCTCGTGACGAATTCGTAGAAcggtaacgaaaaaaaaccgCGGCGTCGCGAGACAGGACACTGGAATTATTACCTCAGATGCGATCTCGCCGCTGC is a genomic window containing:
- the LOC130702736 gene encoding uncharacterized protein LOC130702736, whose product is MADERIASHCPGLNSVDFLLGADYCTRIVNYKTISCQSGLLAISSKFGWLVFGQEKRPGASGILTLSTVMGVELFPDEKENGNEDLRRFWDLEHFGISDPHHGGNEPNPLTEFSNLITRSSSGRYSVPLPWRPDKKDLLNSNYHQALSRYKRLLRHLQEDPSLFKAYHHQIQEYIRSGYVSRLGSSSDGQITGPEYYLPHRTVVRNEAITTKIRPVFDASARGDHDLSLNDCLETGDNLNPELLEVLLRFRWNRVAWVGDIEKAFLQVEINPEDRDALRFIWTDDVPIGGEQIEPSIFRWNRVTFGLSPSPFLLRIVIRKHLTEAAGIDPSLARYIEENLYMDDLLAGSHSVEEASKTIQRVINAFSGACMRLTKWVTNEPSLKFSVLQTDTLTSSNTASRPIGCDENSKILGVIWKPNEDYWTFDLSKILSPLSNIPESVTKRQMLSVES
- the LOC130702702 gene encoding uncharacterized protein LOC130702702, with product MEKTLRLIEIYRLRFQEVLRRISEEVDKPEAPELNGVGEDLASKWNALRSLYESAIDDSETDELEARVNAMEDCRTQYHKARGLIAKTKESRQSVPPPSDPSEPEPVSSHHVFSAVIAKLTATKIPTFAGETLKWPEFWGLYELTIHNLPGLSSLEKFVRLKEALKGEASAVVEGLPLTSSNYCAAIEQLLSHYGSTDVIIQENFRQLHNLPVVPPGNHKALKQFLMEGEVRIRSLESLGVAYDGYARPFVSHLVDRLPRNLRTAWYRSASDRDDQADVKDVLAFLRKEVMSQERSQSSESSVRKRTNTLETFTGYETKKTRLIPSVASMTSMTRTGFKGDSRNECVFCRLPHSPLKCPLPLQKKLEAVKLGRLCYACLRKGHQVSNCKNPNPNCRRCKRRHHTALCRDDKDQPNQDVRNNPTTSTTKTSASLCTTLPQGGDIFLKTVTVFLYGPKGKMKVTCLIDEGSQRSYVTDHVAEELGLSYKFKRFLYAHLALKILLNPQLFAVFALK